One Littorina saxatilis isolate snail1 linkage group LG1, US_GU_Lsax_2.0, whole genome shotgun sequence genomic window carries:
- the LOC138946734 gene encoding steroid 17-alpha-hydroxylase/17,20 lyase-like, which translates to METVSDPGYSATVAVLLGVIAVTLAYLRFKSTSSKKLAPGPRGLDALRGMVSALREGSLNRQAEQWSRQYGPLVLCRSAVGDLCVLNSPRLVREMYAGKALEHLTNNRPMTFTGWFAFFDFKDLVTSSPQYRPEWSKMRKMFHQAIKFYGDGVERMESRVQEELHRLVTELEADCGKDVDIDHVISASIMRIVLTLMTGEHPVPSLVAAAKQFDDTINEIFSPITDTLLTACPWLRHLPLLPYHKLCRDVIQARDTLMERLFTQSKASRVRGEPRGIADILLDEQGKGDNQWMTDDHVRGLLINTVGAASLTSTQTLKALFLYLTHNPEVVRRIQKDLDTKLGERTPRIQDRGDLPYVEAVVLETLRLASPVSMGLPHLTTDDVTLDGYTIPKGATVFANTLVFHRDPEIYPDPEAFKPERFLDDAGQLLPANHPLRQSMIVFGVGKRSCVGESFARSRVFLYVTTLLQHFDVLPPTQHELLPVTRSSWKNGIVLELKPYHVVFRLRAHTHRDD; encoded by the exons ATGGAGACGGTTTCTGACCCAGGTTACAGTGCGACTGTGGCCGTGTTGCTCGGAGTTATCGCCGTCACCCTGGCGTACCTCAGGTTCAAATCCACCAGCTCCAAAAAGCTGGCGCCGGGGCCGCGCGGTCTGGACGCGCTGCGTGGCATGGTGAGCGCACTGCGGGAAGGCAGTCTCAACAGACAGGCCGAGCAGTGGAGCCGCCAGTATGGACCGCTCGTGCTGTGTCGTAGCGCTGTCGGGGACCTGTGTGTGCTCAACTCGCCGCGCCTCGTCAGGGAGATGTACGCGGGCAAGGCCTTGGAGCACCTCACCAACAACAGGCCCATGACCTTTACAGGGTGGTTTGCTTTTTTTGACTTCAAGGACCTCGTGACCAGCAGTCCGCAGTACAGGCCGGAGTGGTCCAAGATGAGGAAGATGTTCCATCAGGCCATCAAG TTCTACGGGGACGGGGTGGAGAGGATGGAGAGCAGAGTGCAGGAAGAGTTACACCGCCTGGTGACAGAGCTAGAGGCAGACTGCGGGAAGGATGTAGACATCGATCACGTGATCTCCGCTTCCATCATGCGCATCGTCCTCACACTG ATGACAGGCGAACATCCAGTCCCCAGCCTGGTGGCGGCGGCCAAACAGTTCGATGACACGATCAATGAAATCTTCAGCCCCATTACGGACACCCTGCTGACCGCCTGCCCTTGGCTGCGTCACCTCCCCCTCCTACCCTACCACAAGCTCTGTCGTGACGTCATCCAGGCCCGGGACACATTGATGGAGAGGCTGTTCACCCAGTCCAAG GCAAGTCGAGTGAGAGGCGAACCGCGGGGCATTGCGGACATTCTGCTGGACGAGCAGggcaagggagacaaccagTGGATGACTGACGACCACGTCCGCGGTCTTCTCATAAACACCGTTGGAgcag CCTCCCTCACCTCCACACAGACGCTGAAAGCGCTGTTCCTCTACCTGACCCATAACCCGGAAGTCGTCCGCAGGATCCAGAAGGACCTTGACACCAAACTCGGGGAGCGAACTCCGCGGATACAAGACAGGGGTGATCTCCCTTACGTGGAGGCGGTTGTCCTGGAAACGCTGCGTCTTGCTTCCCCTGTGTCCATGGGACTGCCCCATCTGACCACTGATGACGTCACATTGGACGGCTACACCATACCCAAGGGAGCCACG gTGTTTGCAAATACTCTAGTTTTCCATCGTGACCCTGAAATTTATCCTGACCCGGAAGCATTCAAACCCGAACGTTTTCTTGACGACGCAGGTCAACTACTGCCTGCCAATCATCCCTTGAGACAGAG taTGATCGTTTTCGGTGTGGGAAAGAGGAGCTGCGTCGGAGAGAGTTTCGCCAGGTCACGTGTCTTTCTCTACGTCACCACGCTCTTACAGCACTTTGACGTCCTCCCGCCGACACAGCACGAGCTACTTCCGGTCACGCGCAGCTCGTGGAAGAATGGGATCGTGCTGGAGTTGAAGCCTTACCACGTGGTCTTCAGGctccgggcacacacacacag gGATGACTAG